The proteins below are encoded in one region of Pseudoduganella armeniaca:
- a CDS encoding MHYT domain-containing protein, translating into MYSGYFDPTLVIVSILVAMFASYTSLSLADRVRSSRGPAAHLWTAGGALAMGTGIWAMHFIGMLAFRLPIALGYDLGITLLSLLLPVAVSGLALWQLRERTVAGIRLGASALLLGLGIAGMHYTGMAAMRMDPGIRYDPFALALSVLIAIAAAAGALWIAYRLRLRTPRASLIQGAAAVVMGLAIAGMHYTGMAAAHFPVGAICRAASGGVDHTTLALAVTLGTAGILTIALIVSVYDARLEARTHILAASLATAEERRAQFQHEHDARVALARLNEQKDEFLATLSHELRTPLNSVLGWSQLLQQGDKDSDTMQRGLAAIERNARAQARMIDELLDMSAIVAGKVEVMAVPTWPAEFINAAVETIRPVALAGGVELTVQLDRSAGPVCADAARMQQVMGNVLANAVKFTPAGGHVVVTLSRTAEGVAIRVADTGVGIAADFLPLVFERFRQADASTTRRHGGLGLGLSIARQLVELHGGAIAAESAGPGQGAAFTVRLPLHAGSAGRRTAARPDHAGCGG; encoded by the coding sequence ATGTATAGCGGTTATTTCGACCCCACGCTCGTTATTGTTTCCATCCTGGTCGCGATGTTCGCGTCGTACACCAGTTTGAGCCTGGCCGACCGCGTGCGCAGTTCGCGCGGCCCTGCCGCGCACCTGTGGACCGCCGGCGGCGCGCTGGCGATGGGCACCGGCATCTGGGCCATGCACTTCATCGGCATGCTGGCGTTCCGCCTGCCGATCGCGCTCGGCTACGACCTCGGCATCACCTTGCTGTCGCTGCTGCTGCCGGTGGCCGTGTCGGGCCTGGCGCTGTGGCAGCTGCGCGAACGCACCGTGGCCGGGATCCGGCTGGGCGCCAGCGCCCTGCTGCTTGGGCTGGGCATCGCCGGCATGCACTACACCGGCATGGCGGCGATGCGCATGGACCCGGGCATCCGGTACGACCCGTTCGCGCTGGCGCTGTCCGTCCTGATCGCCATCGCGGCGGCGGCGGGCGCGCTGTGGATCGCCTACCGCCTGCGCTTGCGCACGCCGCGCGCCAGCCTGATCCAGGGCGCCGCCGCCGTCGTCATGGGCCTGGCCATCGCCGGCATGCACTACACGGGCATGGCCGCCGCGCACTTCCCCGTCGGCGCGATCTGCCGCGCCGCCAGCGGCGGCGTCGATCACACGACGCTGGCACTGGCCGTCACCCTGGGCACGGCCGGCATCCTGACGATCGCCCTGATCGTCTCCGTCTACGATGCCCGGCTGGAAGCGCGCACGCACATCCTGGCGGCCTCGCTGGCCACGGCCGAGGAACGGCGCGCCCAGTTCCAGCACGAGCACGACGCGCGGGTGGCACTGGCGCGCCTGAACGAACAGAAGGACGAGTTCCTGGCCACGCTGTCGCACGAGCTGCGCACGCCGCTGAACTCTGTGCTGGGCTGGTCGCAGCTGCTGCAGCAGGGCGACAAGGACAGCGACACGATGCAGCGCGGCCTGGCCGCCATCGAGCGCAATGCGCGCGCGCAAGCGCGCATGATCGACGAACTGCTGGACATGAGCGCCATCGTCGCCGGCAAGGTGGAGGTGATGGCCGTCCCCACCTGGCCGGCCGAATTCATCAACGCCGCCGTCGAGACCATCCGCCCGGTGGCGTTGGCCGGCGGCGTCGAGCTGACCGTGCAGCTGGACCGCAGCGCCGGCCCGGTCTGCGCCGACGCTGCGCGCATGCAGCAGGTGATGGGCAACGTACTGGCCAACGCGGTCAAGTTCACGCCGGCCGGCGGCCACGTCGTCGTGACGTTGAGCCGCACGGCCGAGGGCGTGGCGATCCGCGTGGCCGACACCGGCGTCGGCATCGCCGCCGATTTCCTGCCACTCGTGTTCGAACGGTTCCGCCAGGCCGACGCCTCCACCACGCGCCGCCACGGCGGGCTGGGGCTGGGATTGTCGATCGCCCGCCAGCTGGTCGAGCTGCACGGCGGGGCCATCGCGGCCGAGAGCGCCGGTCCGGGCCAGGGTGCCGCGTTTACCGTGCGGCTGCCCCTGCACGCGGGCAGCGCCGGCCGGCGTACGGCAGCGCGCCCGGATCACGCGGGCTGCGGCGGTTGA
- a CDS encoding IS1595 family transposase: MDSGQFQAMQAQVRQMLVELTGKRIDELREMFDRCTSLAECLAIIEARGNRMRRCPHCQGERLYRHGVFYGLQRYRCRECGASFNALTGTPLAFIRLREKWLPFLQCMLDSMTVRGAAQAIGIHRNTSFRWRHRFMMMAKDARALPLGGIVEADETYILESQKGSRNLTRPARRRGGTASHRGPGKEHDCILVACDRTGKASDFVTGRGPVTASQLQQCLPPVLAPRVLLATDGAVAYKAFARATGIEHRAVNVAAGERVVDEVIHVQTVNSYHSRFKEWLRRFHGVASKYLPNYLGWRHALDAGRVPTPQHFLRAALFLLVI, from the coding sequence ATGGACTCGGGGCAATTCCAGGCAATGCAGGCGCAGGTGCGACAAATGCTGGTTGAACTGACCGGCAAGCGGATCGACGAGCTGCGCGAGATGTTCGACCGCTGTACGTCGCTGGCCGAGTGCCTGGCGATCATCGAGGCGCGCGGCAACCGGATGCGCCGTTGTCCCCACTGCCAGGGTGAGCGCTTGTACCGCCATGGCGTCTTTTATGGCCTGCAACGCTATCGCTGCCGCGAGTGCGGCGCCAGCTTCAACGCGTTGACCGGCACACCCCTGGCCTTCATCCGGCTGCGCGAGAAATGGCTGCCGTTCCTGCAATGCATGCTGGACTCGATGACGGTGCGTGGCGCGGCACAGGCGATCGGCATCCATCGCAACACGAGCTTTCGCTGGCGCCATCGCTTCATGATGATGGCCAAGGACGCGCGCGCCTTGCCGCTGGGCGGCATCGTCGAGGCGGATGAAACGTATATCCTGGAGTCGCAGAAGGGCTCGCGCAACCTGACGCGGCCGGCACGGCGCCGTGGCGGCACGGCCAGCCACCGTGGCCCCGGCAAGGAGCATGACTGCATCCTGGTCGCCTGCGACCGGACCGGCAAGGCGAGCGATTTCGTCACGGGGCGTGGGCCGGTGACGGCCTCACAATTGCAGCAATGCCTGCCGCCAGTGCTGGCGCCGCGCGTGCTGCTGGCAACCGACGGGGCCGTGGCGTACAAGGCGTTTGCCAGGGCAACAGGAATCGAGCACCGCGCCGTTAATGTCGCGGCCGGAGAGCGCGTTGTGGACGAGGTCATCCACGTCCAGACCGTCAACAGCTATCACAGCCGCTTCAAGGAATGGCTGCGCCGCTTCCACGGTGTCGCCAGCAAATACCTGCCCAACTACCTTGGCTGGCGCCATGCCCTTGATGCCGGGCGCGTGCCGACACCGCAGCATTTCCTGCGCGCAGCGCTGTTCCTCCTCGTCATTTGA